A window of the Diabrotica undecimpunctata isolate CICGRU chromosome 1, icDiaUnde3, whole genome shotgun sequence genome harbors these coding sequences:
- the LOC140432635 gene encoding uncharacterized protein, whose protein sequence is MTRFQTFLNNYSDASASQLPSRIEKCREWWRDFDIVQENIEKFASGEGIDIDSDFDSQGQHDLGDGVPHSVYLGQVKTKDYSTIEDRVQVSKCNHTNSINTKTEILLSTALVYLQDNFGNFHECRALLDCGSQSNFICKSLLEKLNIPTEKVEIPVAGINQGITKITRAMKGIIQSKTCSYKVRAFMLVIDKISDNLPAFNLNLEMIDIPKNIMLANSFFGVSKPVELLLGSSIFWQLLCVGQIRLGKDKPILQKTKLGWVVSGPVRTIDKGVHFSGMVSCDFSALSLNEQMEQFWKIEELDIHKKSLSVEDKYCQELFNSTTTKDLHGRYIVQLPLREDITKLGDSYSTAMKRFQNLEKKLSNNLSLREQYHKFMEEYLALGHMTKIDDWELQIQGDIPKYYIPHHGILKTSSTTTKLRVVFDGSAKTDNNLSLNDVVLMVGPRLQEDLLHILLRFRKHKVVIASDIENMYRQVLISSKQRDLQRIFWRFSSDQPISTYKLNTITYGLAPSAFLAIRCIQQAAYITAYILRFINNCRLPIGERKWGILTVDERKGALRILIKMAQLETFGSDILSIKRLGSLWRNTIRHILHKCITCFRARPVTINNLMGQLPRSRVVASRPFLNCGIDYGGPFQLKTSNLRNCKIVKSYICIFTCFTTRATHIELVYELTTESFLNCFKRFVARRGLCQNLYSDNATNFVGANNHLKELYSFISDTNIKLKFLQHFADHQINWKFIPPHSPHFGGIWESTIKSVKYHLKRVLGENKYTYDEMYTLLTQVESCLNSRPLLPLSNDPLDLGVLMPGHFLIGDSLMAVPQEDLTDVHTNKLKRYHHLTQVIQHFWARWSRQYLSSLQQRTKWKAASPNIQRGTMVILKDDKLPPMKWELGRVVDVYPGSDGIVRVVCVRTAHGTFKRACAKLCVQQRNNYVVDYFGLLKAQAVEVETYFIKALTNNTIKFLPKTPVSYRKLIHNVREKRQSSYSRSTSLFSKDEIKAEIQKKGHKVANTLFR, encoded by the exons ATGACACGAtttcaaacatttttaaataattattcagaTGCTAGTGCATCACAGCTACCAAGTAGAATTGAAAAATGTAGAGAGTGGTGGAGAGATTTTGATATTGTACAAGAAAACATTGAAAAATTTGCATCTGGTGAGGGCATTGATATTGACTCAGATTTTGATTCACAG GGGCAACATGATTTAGGTGATGGGGTACCTCACTCAGTGTATTTGGGACAGGTTAAGACTAAGGACTATAGCACTATAGAAGATAGGGTACAAGTTAGCAAATGCAATCATACCAACTCAATTAATACAAAAACAGAGATTCTGCTTTCAACAGCATTAGTTTACCTGCAAGACAATTTTGGAAACTTTCATGAATGCAGAGCCTTGTTAGATTGTGGGTCTCAATCAAACTTTATTTGCAAATCATTGTTAGAAAAACTCAATATCCCAACGGAAAAGGTAGAAATTCCAGTGGCAGGTATCAATCAAGGTATTACAAAAATTACACGGGCCATGAAAGGTATAATACAATCTAAAACATGTAGTTATAAAGTACGTGCATTTATGTTAGTTATAGATAAGATATCTGACAATTTACCAGCTTTTAATCTTAATTTAGAAATGATTGACATACCAAAAAACATTATGTTAGCTAATAGCTTTTTTGGAGTTTCAAAACCTGTTGAATTATTGTTAGGTTCATCTATATTTTGGCAATTACTATGTGTAGGGCAAATAAGACTGGGAAAAGACAAACCTATACTTCAGAAAACCAAATTGGGATGGGTGGTATCAGGGCCTGTGAGAACAATTGACAAAGGGGTACATTTTTCGGGTATGGTTTCATGTGACTTTTCTGCACTCAGCTTGAATGAACAGATGGAACAATTTTGGAAAATTGAAGAATTGGATATACATAAAAAATCCTTATCAGTAGAGGATAAATATTGTCAGGAACTGTTCAACTCAACCACAACTAAGGATTTACATGGACGTTATATAGTACAATTACCACTTAGAGAAGATATTACAAAACTGGGGGATTCTTACAGCACAGCAATGAAGAGATTTCAAAACTTGGAGAAGAAACTGAGCAACAATTTGAGTTTGCGAGAGCAGTATCACAAATTCATGGAAGAATATTTGGCATTAGGACACATGACAAAAATAGATGACTGGGAACTACAGATACAAGGAGATATACCAAAATATTATATACCACATCATGGGATACTAAAGACATCATCTACTACTACCAAGCTTAGGGTAGTCTTCGATGGGTCTGCTAAAACAGACAATAATTTGTCATTGAATGATGTTGTATTAATGGTGGGACCAAGACTTCAGGAAGATTTATTACACATCTTGCTACGGTTTAGAAAACATAAAGTTGTCATTGCTTCTGATATTGAAAATATGTATCGGCAAGTTCTTATTTCTTCAAAACAAAGGGATTTACAAAGAATTTTTTGGAGATTTTCATCGGACCAACCTATAAGCACATACAAATTAAACACAATAACTTATGGTTTAGCACCATCAGCCTTTCTCGCAATAAGATGTATACAACAAGCAGCATATATTACAGCTTATATTCTGCGATTTATAAACAATTGTAGATTGCCAATAGGTGAACGTAAATGGGGTATACTTACTGTTGATGAAAGGAAGGGCGCACTAAGAATTCTAATCAAAATGGCTCAATTGGAAACATTTGGTTCAGACATTTTGTCAATAAAAAGATTGGGCTCACTAT GGCGTAATACAATCAGACATATTCTGCACAAGTGCATAACATGTTTTAGGGCAAGGCCAGTTACGATAAATAATCTAATGGGTCAATTACCTAGATCACGAGTAGTAGCATCCAGACCTTTCCTTAATTGCGGTATTGATTATGGTGGTCCCTTTCAGTTAAAAACAAGCAACCTAAGAAACTGTAAAATTGTTAAGAGTTACATTTGTATATTCACTTGCTTTACTACTAGGGCAACTCATATTGAATTGGTTTATGAGTTAACTACAGAGTCATTCTTAAACTGTTTCAAACGTTTTGTTGCTAGAAGGGGTCTCTGTCAAAACTTGTACTCTGATAATGCTACAAATTTTGTGGGGGCAAACAATCATTTGAAGGAACTGTACTCATTTATAAGTGATACAAATATCAAGTTAAAGTTTCTCCAGCATTTTGCTGATCACCAAATCAATTGGAAATTCATACCTCCCCACTCTCCTCATTTTGGCGGGATATGGGAGTCAACTATTAAGTctgtaaaatatcatttaaaaaggGTATTGGGGGAAAACAAATACACATATGATGAGATGTATACTCTCCTGACACAGGTTGAATCATGTTTAAACTCACGACCTCTCTTACCATTATCCAATGATCCACTTGACCTTGGTGTACTCATGCCAGGACATTTTTTAATTGGAGATTCCTTAATGGCTGTACCACAAGAGGATCTCACAGATGTCCATACAAACAAACTCAAGCGATATCATCATCTTACGCAAGttattcaacatttttgggctagATGGTCGCGACAATATTTGTCATCTCTTCAGCAACGTACAAAATGGAAAGCAGCAAGTCCTAATATCCAAAGGGGCACGATGGTTATTCTCAAAGATGACAAACTTCCTCCAATGAAATGGGAACTAGGAAGAGTAGTCGATGTGTATCCGGGCAGCGATGGGATAGTGCGCGTTGTGTGTGTTCGTACTGCTCACGGTACATTCAAAAGAGCATGCGCGAAACTATGTGTTCAACAACGAAACAACTATGTTGTTGACTATTTCGGTCTGTTGAAAG CTCAAGCAGTAGAAGTAGAAACTTACTTCATTAAAGCcttaacaaacaacacaataaaatttttaccaAAGACACCTGTATCCTACAGAAAACTAATACATAACGTACGAGAGAAAAGACAGAGCAGTTATTCGAGATCTACATCACTCTTTTCCAAAGATGAAATAAAAGCGGAAATCCAGAAAAAGGGCCATAAG